One stretch of Hemitrygon akajei chromosome 18, sHemAka1.3, whole genome shotgun sequence DNA includes these proteins:
- the LOC140741136 gene encoding peptidyl-prolyl cis-trans isomerase-like: MGNPHVFFDIGFDKQPVGRIVFELRSDVVPKTAENFHVLCTKPEGEGFKGSIFHRIIPGFMCQGGDFTKGNGTGGKSIYGNKFPDENFILKHEGAGILSMANAGPNTNGSQFFICTAPTSWLDGKHVVFGHEVEGYDVVSQMESKGSQSGKTSVTVRILDCGTF; encoded by the coding sequence ATGGGCAACCCTCACGTCTTCTTCGACATTGGTTTTGATAAGCAGCCAGTGGGCCGCATTGTATTCGAGCTAAGGAGCGATGTTGTTCCAAAAACTGCAGAGAACTTCCATGTGCTTTGTACCAAaccagagggtgaggggtttaAAGGATCAATTTTTCACCGAATAATTCCTGGCTTTATGTGCCAAGGTGGAGATTTCACAAAAGGCAATGGCACAGGGGGCAAATCCATCTATGGTAACAAATTTCCAGATGAGAACTTCATACTCAAACATGAAGGAGCAGGAATACTGTCAATGGCAAATGCTGGGCCCAATACAAATGGATCACAATTTTTTATCTGCACTGCCCCAACTAGTTGGTTGGATGGAAAGCATGTTGTGTTTGGCCATGAGGTAGAAGGCTACGATGTTGTAAGTCAAATGGAATCAAAGGGATCGCAGAGTGGAAAGACAAGTGTTACTGTTCGCATTCTTGACTGTGGAACATTTTAA